A single genomic interval of Helianthus annuus cultivar XRQ/B chromosome 13, HanXRQr2.0-SUNRISE, whole genome shotgun sequence harbors:
- the LOC110899869 gene encoding putative disease resistance protein RGA1, which translates to MRQRNVTARIRWKSTVIYHLFVREEYVNYKKLETFKKAKSSRTFLALEKSHQHSFLSNKVLANLLPHLPLLRVLSLSNFHISEVPESIGTLIHLRYLNLSQTRITHLPESVCNLCNLQTLIVFGCSRLIELPKSFVKLKNLRHLDIRDTRIFNHIPLEIGEFKNLQTLSNIIIGGEGGFEITKLKDLENICGKISMVGLDKVKDATRAREANLSVKRISDLQVEWSDVLDGPRDKELEKEVLNELKPHKDYLQQLKIGSYIGLEFPIWVGDSSFGGLKHVSIRGCKNCTSLPPLGQLPSIKELFLEGFERVTVVGMEFLGTSLRFPSLEILSFVDMPGWGKWSTNNRVVFPYLRQWGKWSTNSGVVFPNLRQLHIRDCPNLVEVLLEALPLLKVLEIVRCDSVVLKKLVQVASSVTKLDICHISRLIDVEWRDVIKNLRAVEELTITDCNAIRYLWESEAVASKFFVKLRKLKVDNCDNMVRFGEKEVKNCSSNFLSSLTMLDVCRCKNMERCSCPGSIDNLIVYECTSLTVISLPSGGQKLKSLYISGCKKLSEREWGGHEIMNNTRRMPMLEVIDIYDWPDLKSVTELKVLVHLTTLKLINCGSLESFPDNELSNLTLLKYLHITDCPSMDASFPNGVWPPNLHSLTIGKLKKPISQWGTQDLPNSVVELYLHGDDGVVSSSQFANFLPSSITHLEVIAFEKLESFSMGLERLDSLQHLTCFKCPNLMDLPKALLHSLLSLKVLDCPKLEKRCSKRGRGRGSYWRRISHIPYISIGSES; encoded by the coding sequence GAGAACATTCTTGGCGTTGGAAAAAAGTCACCAACATTCATTCTTATCGAATAAGGTTTTGGCTAACTTACTTCCACATTTACCGTTGCTGAGAGTTCTAAGTTTGAGTAATTTTCATATCAGTGAGGTACCAGAGTCAATTGGTACTTTGATACACTTGAGGTATCTAAATCTATCTCAAACACGAATAACACATTTACCGGAAAGTGTGTGCAATCTCTGCAATTTACAAACATTAATTGTTTTTGGATGTAGTAGATTAATTGAGTTGCCAAAGAGCTTTGTTAAGCTAAAAAACCTACGCCATCTTGACATTAGAGACACTCGCATTTTTAATCACATTCCCTTAGAGATTGGTGAGTTTAAAAACCTACAAACTCTTTCCAACATCATTATTGGAGGTGAAGGCGGCTTTGAAATAACCAAACTTAAAGATTTAGAAAATATATGTGGGAAAATTTCCATGGTGGGTTTGGACAAAGTGAAAGATGCAACTCGTGCACGCGAGGCAAACTTGTCAGTAAAGAGGATTAGTGACTTACAGGTTGAATGGAGTGACGTGTTAGATGGTCCTCGAGACAAAGAGCTAGAAAAGGAGGTCCTAAATGAGCTAAAGCCTCATAAAGATTATTTACAACAACTCAAAATTGGATCATACATTGGATTAGAGTTTCCAATTTGGGTAGGAGATTCCTCGTTTGGTGGATTGAAGCATGTGTCTATACGTGGCTGTAAAAATTGTACATCTCTACCGCCACTTGGGCAACTACCATCAATTAAGGAGTTGTTTCTTGAAGGCTTTGAGAGGGTGACGGTTGTTGGTATGGAGTTTCTTGGGACTAGTCTTAGATTCCCTTCACTTGAAATTTTAAGTTTTGTAGATATGCCAGGGTGGGGGAAATGGTCAACCAATAATAGGGTTGTGTTTCCATACCTTCGACAGTGGGGAAAATGGTCAACCAATAGTGGCGTTGTGTTTCCAAACCTTCGACAACTTCATATAAGAGATTGTCCTAATTTGGTTGAAGTTTTACTTGAAGCGCTACCTTTATTGAAAGTTCTAGAAATAGTTAGATGTGATAGTGTTGTGTTGAAAAAGTTGGTTCAAGTAGCTTCATCAGTCACCAAGTTGGATATATGTCATATTTCAAGGCTTATTGATGTGGAGTGGAGAGATGTTATTAAGAATCTGAGGGCAGTTGAAGAATTAACCATCACGGATTGTAACGCAATACGATACTTGTGGGAATCAGAAGCAGTTGCGAGTAAGTTTTTTGTGAAGTTAAGAAAATTGAAAGTAGATAATTGTGATAATATGGTGAGATTCGGAGAGAAAGAGGTGAAGAATTGTAGTAGCAACTTCCTATCATCTCTCACAATGTTGGATGTATGTCGTTGTAAGAATATGGAGCGTTGCAGTTGTCCGGGTAGCATTGATAACTTGATTGTATATGAATGTACTTCATTGACAGTTATCTCCTTACCATCAGGAGGGCAGAAACTGAAGTCACTTTACATTAGTGGTTGTAAGAAACTCTCGGAAAGGGAATGGGGAGGACACGAGATCATGAACAACACAAGACGCATGCCAATGCTTGAAGTTATAGATATATATGATTGGCCAGATCTGAAATCAGTAACTGAACTGAAGGTCTTGGTTCACCTCACCACATTGAAATTAATAAATTGTGGAAGTCTGGAGTCATTTCCCGACAATGAGTTGTCCAATTTAACCTTGTTGAAGTATCTTCATATAACAGATTGTCCAAGTATGGATGCTTCTTTTCCTAATGGGGTTTGGCCTCCCAACTTGCACTCCTTAACAATAGGGAAGCTGAAGAAGCCCATCTCACAGTGGGGCACACAGGATCTTCCAAATTCAGTTGTTGAACTGTACTTACATGGTGACGATGGAGTGGTTAGTTCTTCTCAATTTGCTAATTTTCTTCCTTCATCTATTACTCATCTTGAAGTAATTGCATTTGAGAAATTGGAATCATTTTCAATGGGACTCGAACGCCTCGACTCCCTCCAACATCTCACCTGTTTCAAATGCCCAAACCTGATGGATCTACCAAAAGCGTTGTTGCATTCACTCTTGAGTTTAAAAGTGTTGGATTGCCCAAAACTGGAAAAAAGATGCAGTAAAAGAGGCAGAGGCAGAGGCAGTTACTGGCGTCGCATCTCCCATATCCCCTATATCAGCATAGGCTCTGAATCATGA